Proteins encoded by one window of Primulina huaijiensis isolate GDHJ02 chromosome 1, ASM1229523v2, whole genome shotgun sequence:
- the LOC140974897 gene encoding small ribosomal subunit protein eS7-like codes for MFTAAQKIHKDRGAEPTEFEENVAQALFDLENTNQDIKSDLKDLYINSASQIDVSGGKKAVVIHVPYRLRKAFRKIHPRLVRELEKKFSGKEVVLIATRRIVRPPKKGSAVQRPRTRTLTSVHEAILEDIVYPAEIVGKRVRYRLDGSKIMKVFLDPKAKNDTENKLETFSGVYRKLSGKDVVFEFPITEA; via the exons ATGTTCACTGCAGCACAAAAGATTCACAAAGACAGGGGCGCCGAGCCCACTGAATTTGAGGAGAATGTTGCTCAG GCTTTGTTTGATTTGGAAAATACAAACCAAGATATTAAGAGTGACTTGAAAGACCTCTACATCAACTCTGCCTC GCAAATTGATGTTTCTGGAGGCAAGAAGGCTGTTGTGATCCATGTCCCTTATCGATTGCGGAAAGCTTTCCGCAAGATTCATCCCAGACTAGTGAGAGAACTTGAGAAGAAATTCAGTGGAAAG GAGGTTGTTCTCATTGCCACAAGGAGGATAGTGCGCCCACCTAAGAAGGGGTCTGCCGTTCAAAGGCCTCGTACCCGAACACTTACGAGTGTTCATGAGGCCATCCTTGAGGACATAGTTTATCCCGCTGAGATTGTTGGAAAGCGTGTCAGATACAGACTCGATGGATCTAAGATAATGAAG GTTTTCTTGGATCCGAAAGCAAAGAATGACACAGAGAATAAGCTCGAAACATTTTCTGGGGTCTACAGGAAACTCTCAGGGAAAGATGTGGTCTTTGAATTTCCAATAACAGAGGCTTGA
- the LOC140974862 gene encoding uncharacterized protein isoform X1 has protein sequence MMSTNKILENRSPANAATFRQTPLQVIHVLGNFMRIWSIYTLYLYLSQTGASVLLFVFSCLVPSSLLFLLLQKPWKGRPLSNTQVVPSVINGGVTALYFILWGKGLKSCGPLRAILAEYAGAVLGVLSAVLYGRRGHLWKKIGGLFMMLASFYLISQGWTSASYTHLIVFNNSEAEVESEVAVGFKDMLIPIFAGILSTLRRVIARRVSLKNQLKRRLHAITITSATCFMFPIAMWDMILGSSSIELPFSAWTFSSTILFGIVLIFYVDSIAEERLFMVFSSPKHLIVAGGCIIIMEIVYKMDFSLLGFLLCVAILSFGIHEATSLDRTKKDSSQNLDPWNGGFEDQIQMASLPT, from the exons ATGATGTCTACAAATAAAATTCTCGAAAATCGGAGCCCTGCGAATGCCGCCACTTTCAG GCAAACTCCCTTGCAGGTCATACATGTTCTTGGTAACTTCATGAGAATATGGTCAATCTACACTCTGTACCTCTATTTATCACAAACAGGTGCTTCGGTCTTGTTGTTTGTCTTCAGCTGTCTTGTTCCATCGTCCCTTCTGTTTTTACTGTTGCAAAAACCTTGGAAGGGCAGACCACTTTCTAATACTCAG GTTGTGCCTTCTGTAATAAATGGTGGTGTTACAGCCCTATACTTCATCTTATGGGGAAAGGGTCTGAAATCTTGTGGTCCTCTCAG GGCCATATTGGCTGAGTATGCTGGTGCTGTTCTTGGAGTATTATCCGCGGTGTTGTATGGGAGGAGAGGCCATCTCTGGAAAAAG ATTGGCGGCCTCTTTATGATGTTGGCATCATTCTATCTTATATCTCAAGGATGGACCTCGGCCTCATATACACATTTGA TAGTCTTTAATAATTCAGAGGCAGAGGTTGAATCAGAAGTAGCTGTAGGATTTAAGGACATGCTAATTCCGATTTTTGCTGGAATTTTATCAACATTGAGAAGGGTGATTGCAAGACGAGTCTCACTTAAG AATCAACTTAAAAGGCGGCTGCATGCCATAACTATTACTTCTGCCACCTGTTTTATGTTCCCTATTGCCATGTGGGATATGATACTT GGATCATCCAGCATAGAGTTGCCTTTTTCTGCCTGGACCTTTTCTAGCACTATTCTTTTTGGAATTGTCTTGATATTTTACGTGGACAGTATCGCGGAGGAGAG ATTGTTCATGGTGTTCTCATCCCCAAAGCATTTAATAGTAGCAGGAGGATGCATCATTATTATGGAAATTGTGTACAAGATGGACTTTTCCCTGCTTGGTTTTTTACTTTGCGTTGCCATTTTGAGCTTCG GAATACATGAAGCAACTTCCTTGGATCGCACGAAGAAAGATTCTTCACAAAATTTAGATCCATGGAATGGGGGTTTTGAGGACCAAATTCAGATGGCGTCACTTCCAACTTAA
- the LOC140974862 gene encoding uncharacterized protein isoform X2, with product MMSTNKILENRSPANAATFRQTPLQVIHVLGNFMRIWSIYTLYLYLSQTGASVLLFVFSCLVPSSLLFLLLQKPWKGRPLSNTQVVPSVINGGVTALYFILWGKGLKSCGPLRAILAEYAGAVLGVLSAVLYGRRGHLWKKIGGLFMMLASFYLISQGWTSASYTHLIVFNNSEAEVESEVAVGFKDMLIPIFAGILSTLRRVIARRVSLKNQLKRRLHAITITSATCFMFPIAMWDMILGSSSIELPFSAWTFSSTILFGIVLIFYVDSIAEERLFMVFSSPKHLIVAGGCIIIMEIVYKMDFSLLGFLLCVAILSFGAGNSVWKD from the exons ATGATGTCTACAAATAAAATTCTCGAAAATCGGAGCCCTGCGAATGCCGCCACTTTCAG GCAAACTCCCTTGCAGGTCATACATGTTCTTGGTAACTTCATGAGAATATGGTCAATCTACACTCTGTACCTCTATTTATCACAAACAGGTGCTTCGGTCTTGTTGTTTGTCTTCAGCTGTCTTGTTCCATCGTCCCTTCTGTTTTTACTGTTGCAAAAACCTTGGAAGGGCAGACCACTTTCTAATACTCAG GTTGTGCCTTCTGTAATAAATGGTGGTGTTACAGCCCTATACTTCATCTTATGGGGAAAGGGTCTGAAATCTTGTGGTCCTCTCAG GGCCATATTGGCTGAGTATGCTGGTGCTGTTCTTGGAGTATTATCCGCGGTGTTGTATGGGAGGAGAGGCCATCTCTGGAAAAAG ATTGGCGGCCTCTTTATGATGTTGGCATCATTCTATCTTATATCTCAAGGATGGACCTCGGCCTCATATACACATTTGA TAGTCTTTAATAATTCAGAGGCAGAGGTTGAATCAGAAGTAGCTGTAGGATTTAAGGACATGCTAATTCCGATTTTTGCTGGAATTTTATCAACATTGAGAAGGGTGATTGCAAGACGAGTCTCACTTAAG AATCAACTTAAAAGGCGGCTGCATGCCATAACTATTACTTCTGCCACCTGTTTTATGTTCCCTATTGCCATGTGGGATATGATACTT GGATCATCCAGCATAGAGTTGCCTTTTTCTGCCTGGACCTTTTCTAGCACTATTCTTTTTGGAATTGTCTTGATATTTTACGTGGACAGTATCGCGGAGGAGAG ATTGTTCATGGTGTTCTCATCCCCAAAGCATTTAATAGTAGCAGGAGGATGCATCATTATTATGGAAATTGTGTACAAGATGGACTTTTCCCTGCTTGGTTTTTTACTTTGCGTTGCCATTTTGAGCTTCG GTGCAGGAAACAGTGTATGGAAAGATTAG
- the LOC140974876 gene encoding protein ABA DEFICIENT 4, chloroplastic-like isoform X1 gives MVTSFCFLSSQVSFKIGCSRFSANSLLRNQRRTKNEIPFDQLAVGKKASPYVVWSFIGGSRIITIPNLGRIIMSRRSSVYASWLPSSQIASSAFTLGTAAVLPFYTFMVAAPEAKLTKKIIASSIPYIVLGLLYAYLLYLSWTPDTIRLMFASKYWLPELSGVAKMFSNEMTLASAWIHLLAVDLFAARQVYYDGLKNNIEMRHSVSLCLLFCPLGILVHFITRAFTASRKRREHGDTSHRF, from the exons ATGGTCACGTCTTTTTGTTTTCTCAGCTCTCAAGTCTCATTTAAG ATTGGCTGTTCAAGATTTTCAGCTAACTCCTTGCTTAGAAATCAAAGACGCACAAAGAATGAAATACCATTTGATCAACTAGCAGTGGGGAAAAAAGCGAGTCCATATGTTGTCTGGAGTTTTATTGGAGGATCAAGAATCATCACTATACCTAATCTTGGAAGAATTATTATGTCCAGAAGGTCTTCTGTGTATGCTTCAT GGCTCCCGAGTTCTCAGATTGCAAGTAGTGCTTTTACGTTGGGAACGGCAGCAGTACTTCCATTTTATACATTTATGGTTGCAGCCCCTGAAGCGAAGCTT ACCAAGAAAATAATAGCAAGCAGCATACCTTATATAGTTCTCGGTCTATTATATGCTTATTTACTGTATCTGTCCTGGACACCTGATACAATTCGGCTGATGTTTGCAAGTAAATACTGGTTGCCAGAG TTAAGTGGTGTAGCTAAGATGTTTTCCAACGAGATGACGCTGGCTTCTGCTTGGATTCATTTATTGGCTGTCGATCTTTTTGCTGCAAG GCAAGTTTACTATGACGGATTGAAGAACAACATAGAGATGAGGCATTCGGTGTCCCTTTGCCTGCTGTTTTGTCCACTCGGAATTCTTGTTCATTTCATCACAAGAGCTTTCACTGCGAGCAGAAAAAGAAGAGAACATGGAGACACTTCTCATCGATTTTAG
- the LOC140974876 gene encoding protein MAO HUZI 4, chloroplastic-like isoform X2: MLSGVLLEDQESSLYLILEELLCPEGLLCMLHNPRCLGVSLSLLSSALLLRLPSSQIASSAFTLGTAAVLPFYTFMVAAPEAKLTKKIIASSIPYIVLGLLYAYLLYLSWTPDTIRLMFASKYWLPELSGVAKMFSNEMTLASAWIHLLAVDLFAARQVYYDGLKNNIEMRHSVSLCLLFCPLGILVHFITRAFTASRKRREHGDTSHRF, encoded by the exons ATGTTGTCTGGAGTTTTATTGGAGGATCAAGAATCATCACTATACCTAATCTTGGAAGAATTATTATGTCCAGAAGGTCTTCTGTGTATGCTTCAT AATCCAAGGTGTCTGGGGGTATCTTTGAGCTTGCTTTCATCTGCCCTGTTGCTTA GGCTCCCGAGTTCTCAGATTGCAAGTAGTGCTTTTACGTTGGGAACGGCAGCAGTACTTCCATTTTATACATTTATGGTTGCAGCCCCTGAAGCGAAGCTT ACCAAGAAAATAATAGCAAGCAGCATACCTTATATAGTTCTCGGTCTATTATATGCTTATTTACTGTATCTGTCCTGGACACCTGATACAATTCGGCTGATGTTTGCAAGTAAATACTGGTTGCCAGAG TTAAGTGGTGTAGCTAAGATGTTTTCCAACGAGATGACGCTGGCTTCTGCTTGGATTCATTTATTGGCTGTCGATCTTTTTGCTGCAAG GCAAGTTTACTATGACGGATTGAAGAACAACATAGAGATGAGGCATTCGGTGTCCCTTTGCCTGCTGTTTTGTCCACTCGGAATTCTTGTTCATTTCATCACAAGAGCTTTCACTGCGAGCAGAAAAAGAAGAGAACATGGAGACACTTCTCATCGATTTTAG
- the LOC140974876 gene encoding protein MAO HUZI 4, chloroplastic-like isoform X3, whose amino-acid sequence MLSGVLLEDQESSLYLILEELLCPEGLLWLPSSQIASSAFTLGTAAVLPFYTFMVAAPEAKLTKKIIASSIPYIVLGLLYAYLLYLSWTPDTIRLMFASKYWLPELSGVAKMFSNEMTLASAWIHLLAVDLFAARQVYYDGLKNNIEMRHSVSLCLLFCPLGILVHFITRAFTASRKRREHGDTSHRF is encoded by the exons ATGTTGTCTGGAGTTTTATTGGAGGATCAAGAATCATCACTATACCTAATCTTGGAAGAATTATTATGTCCAGAAGGTCTTCTGT GGCTCCCGAGTTCTCAGATTGCAAGTAGTGCTTTTACGTTGGGAACGGCAGCAGTACTTCCATTTTATACATTTATGGTTGCAGCCCCTGAAGCGAAGCTT ACCAAGAAAATAATAGCAAGCAGCATACCTTATATAGTTCTCGGTCTATTATATGCTTATTTACTGTATCTGTCCTGGACACCTGATACAATTCGGCTGATGTTTGCAAGTAAATACTGGTTGCCAGAG TTAAGTGGTGTAGCTAAGATGTTTTCCAACGAGATGACGCTGGCTTCTGCTTGGATTCATTTATTGGCTGTCGATCTTTTTGCTGCAAG GCAAGTTTACTATGACGGATTGAAGAACAACATAGAGATGAGGCATTCGGTGTCCCTTTGCCTGCTGTTTTGTCCACTCGGAATTCTTGTTCATTTCATCACAAGAGCTTTCACTGCGAGCAGAAAAAGAAGAGAACATGGAGACACTTCTCATCGATTTTAG